The following are encoded in a window of Ictalurus punctatus breed USDA103 chromosome 13, Coco_2.0, whole genome shotgun sequence genomic DNA:
- the tmem235b gene encoding transmembrane protein 235, giving the protein MGLGFGAVVLGAGLSAILSFSFLALAIGTEYWYIIEDKRTNHTDPQHVHSGLWGVENDELPFTGDPSRFTESERQMQDLHYVIAVLLPLSLVLLVSGGICGMASSLAQSRLLLMGTASYFLLCSLLTLSGVSLYINYSQKALEEAEVRIGLEQMAMVHTSFGWSMGLAWLSFILEVITGLLLLLAAWMMQLTEQETVAPI; this is encoded by the exons ATGGGACTTGGATTTGGCGCTGTGGTTCTCGGCGCTGGATTAAGCGCGATTCTCAGCTTCAGCTTTCTGGCGCTCGCCATCGGAACCGAGTACTGGTACATTATAGAGGATAAACGGACGAATCACACAGACCCACAGCATGTGCATTCTGGACTTTGGGGAGTGGAAAATG ATGAACTGCCCTTTACAGGAGACCCGTCAAGGTTTACAGAATCAGAAAGGCAAATGCAGG ATTTGCATTATGTGATTGCTGTCCTGCTGCCTCTCAGTCTGGTGCTCTTAGTATCTGGAGGAATATGTGGTATGGCCAGCTCTCTGGCCCAGAGTAGACTTCTCCTCATGGGAACTGCATCCTATTTTCTTCTTTGCA gccttctcactctctctggtGTAAGTCTGTACATCAATTATTCCCAAAAAGCTCTGGAGGAGGCAGAGGTGAGGATTGGGCTGGAGCAGATGGCCATGGTTCACACATCCTTTGGCTGGTCAATGGGCTTGGCCTGGCTCTCCTTCATCCTGGAAGTGATAACTGGTCTTCTCCTGCTGCTTGCTGCCTGGATGATGCAATTAACCGAGCAGGAGACTGTGGCCCCTATATAA